CATCCCAATACTTCGACCATTCTATTTTGCACAATTCTATTATGGACTCTTTACAACTACTGACTAATTTCTGTAGAATGCTGCTTGATATATTAGTAACTCTAGTAGGTTCTCTCCTTACTGAATTGGTATTTGGAAGTAAATACACTagacctgaaaaaaaaaccaaagtAATATCATGAAATTGTAAAGCTCTATTTACACAGTAAAGACTTCATTTGAAATGGGTGTCAgtcactatttaccggcacagataataccaacatggaaataccggtccgatattcgtgtacacgcccatacaaactgatttcaaactgacaagtttctatgggtgtgtacaagAAATATATGTCGGTATTGTCGGTATTGTAtgtccggtaaatagtgtcaccctttGAAACCATGTAAAGCTCAGTTTAGACTCTcaagaaaaatagtgcaagttgcattacattgtggtGTTTAATTGACCACTATGAACTTGTTGGCTTTACATCCTCGCAATAATgtaaatgcaacttgcatgattttccTGCAAGTCTAAACCGGGCTAAAATTACCTGCATTAAGAACAAAGCAGATTCCAACAACAACCCCAATGAAGGCAAAAGCCTCCTCAGGATGGTCCTCGGCTAAATGCCCTCCAATAACAGGGCCGACAGTTATACCAGCTCCAGATATGGCAGCCATCTTACCATATATTATGgattgtttattttcatttttttcatagtcAGGCACTAATGCCCTTGTCAATACTTgagtttgtttaaataaacctgcaaataaaaaataaaaaaatcatattaagTGTAAAACAGTTgtaaaactgttataaaataaatatttaaaaacttaccTAAAACAGCTCTTGTTATTAATATGACAGTAATGGAACTAGTGAGACCCATACTAGTGTAGGATATACTGCTTATGAGTAATGTTGCTATCAATATATTTTTCCTCCCTTTCAAGTCGCTTAAGCTGCCCTGTAAATTAAAAAGGAACATTCTGTATTATTTTGGTATAAAAGTATTCTTTTGAGTGATTTTATGAGTAAGtacaatacttttttatttttaaatgtcaccTTTCTCTAGCCTAAAATTATGGTCTAATACTATATAAACAATtcctatggttttttttttaatgattatacTAGCCAAGATGAAATGGTGACCAAGGCTCTCCAAACTGGTATGAAAATTACCCATATTGACGGAGTATATACCAGTATTTAAACTGGTATCTAGGACCATGGCTTGAATCTGGGATCAATAAATATAACATACAAGTTTGAAGACTTGTGGCAACCATTATGTGTTGAAAGAAATgtggaaatataataataatagaaagtATTTACTATGAGGGGCCCGGATCCCAACTGGAATCCTGAGTACATTGAGCCCATGAGGCCCACATACACATGGTTTCCTCCAAGAGCCTGTACATGGCTTGACACTAGTGGAATAACCATGCCCACTGCTAGAagatcctgaaaaaaaaagtattaaaactaacttaaatgaTCACAATAGGGTAGATTCCTAAAAGTATATAATTAGTCTGtcagttatatttttaataaatattgcacttattttttcttttgaaaaaaaaaatgaagacagccagttaaagttccgcatGACATCACTACATaatacactttttactaaggattcaagtgtttatttttgtaaagtgTGTGGACACATATATTTTCCGATAATGTAACTGACagactaaatagaatattattatttttacccaGGAATCTACTCAATAACAAGCATGAGTGGCTTTTGCTGCATGTTTAGTCAGCATGACTtgttcaatgagggtttttcgacaggcgaaagTTTCAGGCGTTTAGTAttgtgaggtctgtttgacattTCTGTCACACTTGTGGTTGgataaatgggtcaatcaacctttccttgtttgttattctgtcccgttgtccaagaggcAACAGTgacagtttcttaaaaaaactgctttgataTATGCAACTAATATGCTTAGGAAATCAATGAGCTTATAACTATGACAAAATGTATactcgatgaattttaaccacagaaaacacagaaactcatggttttaaagagttgtccaggggacgtaaccatggcaacaaggtacaagaaaaagttgatagacccaaatatctaaatgagccaatcgcaagcaatcAAGACTGAAACGTAaaacggaccttacgatactaacgccatctagcattatttcgcctgtcgaaaaacccttattataaaaaaatataattcattcattcaggAGAGGATTTAATTGGTCCAAGCAGCCAACAGAGCATCTACAAGTCTATTTCGCCAACCGACAACAGATTGTCAGTGAACAGTAGCGACATTGGTAAACAACTGGGTGGATTAATATGGTAAGAACTTCTAATTTCTCTTTATTTTCCTCATAggttaaaaaatctaaattaataaaataataataaataacactaaaaaaacagttatacaataaaaaacccaaatgtcaaaatattataaaatagacTTATGATTAATTTAGAACTTGACAAGTTTTCGCACATGATTTTGTCTGTGCAGTGTGTGAATTGTGTCCACACTTAtgcgctgtttcaccatcctttgattagtgttaaatgacggttaaatgtgatgctgactccgtctattctaacaaaacaaatagagacggcatcacttttaacagtcagttaacactaatcaatggatggtgaaacagccccttagaatcaGTAATTAACTTTTGTTCTGTAAAATATAAACCAGATAACATACTACTATACAACTATACATCATACAGCATTGGGTGATTGATATCCACtgtgttttaaaatatagtcTTAACATAATATCAGACTTGCACATAATTCCTATCATTATCAAGCAAGTATTATGAAATATTGAGCTATATTTCATACTCAAATTGATACAgcaacaaatatttaagtatttttgaacTTGTTTTTACTATGAATTAATAAATAGAGAGtaatatgatataataatacttaatataatttaattagcataacattactttgcataagcattaaacagtataaacataaatgattatttttaatgaaatttattattattcttataaaTAATGTGATGCAGGTGTTTATAAATCTCTATTTTGTACCATTTGAAGCACACCAGCCTtcttcaaaagtttttttttttacaattaaatgTTAGATATctattgtaagaataactgtgGAATGTATTAAGAGTTATTTTTCAGATACACATGACACACACAATACACAAAGCACTGAAGACGTCTCATTATAAtgaatataagtatatataaatTGTCTTTTTAGGAAAGTACAACTATTTAACTCAAGTCAAGGCCTCATGTCATGAAACTGAAAAAGTGAGAACAAAATTAGAAACTTTTAATGAATGCTCAGTTATGATTAATAACCCAAACCACCACAATACTTACTAGAAATGCGACGGCTTGAATTAAACAAATAGTAAAAgacattttcaaaaatattgtaaactaTGTGAAGAtgtagtaattaattaaaatcaattaaatttaacgcATGTCTCCGTATAATTTTAAGATAGTAAATTTACAACGCATGTCATaatttaagataagataaaataaaccTCATCATCGGAGTACAACTGGAAAACTTTGAttggaatggaatggaatggaaatTTGTTCACTGCATAAACCTATCTATCTCTGACTCTTCTGAGCCATTCGAGGTTGAGTAACATTGACTTTGACATTTGATTTGACATTGACTGACAAACAAATGACAGACAGAATCTTCACGAGCACAGCACACGCGACACGCAACACAACGGCATTTATTGTAATTACTGAAGAATttctgattattattttttatacgaaataaaattagaatatgAGGATTAATaacttatatataatataacacaATAAAATGACCTAATATTCAGACAGttacagcagcagggctactacgaaactcgtaactcgaagttcgtatcgtaccgtccctctcgctctcgtgttaaatagtataagcgtcagcgggatggcaacatacaaagttcgagtttcgagtttcgtagtagcccagcagggctactacgctaatataaataaataaactcgaaactcgaatttcgtgtcgtgcggtccctctgactgacatattatacctactattaatacgagagtgagagggacggtacgaaacgaactttgagtttcgagtttcgtagtagccctgcagaatcgTAAATGTGTCTCGTTACCACCGTATCTCACCATTCCTCTCACTCACTCCCGTAGTAAATCATATTTGCGTCAGCggaacgaacttcgattttagaaattTGTATAAGTAGTAGCCCCTCCTCCGATGAAAAAGTAAATTTGCGCCAAACATTGCGTGTGCATAGAAAGATTTgtgatgaaataataaataaagtgaaaCTTACTGTACATAAATAACAATAGCATCGATCAAAATGAATCGCCTCAAAAGAAACGTAAGTAAATTGTCTAAATGTcattaatttcataaaaaaatatttgtatttaaaataattctcACTGTGCTTGACGCTTCGtaccttatttatttagaaatagaaaAGTCCGCTTTTTTCGCATTTGTCCTACTAatgcatgttatttttttaaatataaatatgaccGTGAATCTCTCTAatggttaaaaatgtaatttgtttcatttcaggtattgcaatgTTTCAAAAAACTTCATCGAACAAGGCTCAAGGTTTTTGAAGGAGATGAAAAGGCATTAACTGCTGGTAGATTAAGGATAAAtgaagaatttaagaaaaataaagacgTTCAAAATGAGGAAGCTATTAAAGCTGTAAGCAAGCTGAATTAGTTTTATTACTAgtccgtcacgcgtcctagagactacattagtcccttaCCATTTTTTTGGGGAAATGACGTAGAGACTACTGGTAGTCTCTAtgacatttcccgcacaaaaaaatagggactaatgtagtcttggacgcgtgacgggttagtGTAGTTAGACATATAAGTAATGATTTGCACAAGGCTTAAAGTTCAACAGGAAATAACCTATGTGCAAGCAGTTGCAAAGAATTTTGAAAGATAATGGTTCTCTTATGGCACACTGTTTGATAGTTTCTATTCTTCCCTGATTGCACTCCTCTCAAAGACCATCATCAACATTTTGCACCTGGCACCACTGCTACATGCTGCTTAATGTGGGTGCTTTACTTTATCTCCTAAGGCCCAATTAAAGGTGTAACAgtcaaatttttttattttgttttgtcataAGTAGTCTTAATCATAACTTGTACTATTAAAACTGTTTAATTTAGCAAATAgctaataaattattcttattctaaatTCTTATTTTTCAGATGCTTGCCTTTGGAGAAGATGTTGAAAAGGAATTAAGAACCCAGGTTATACAAGCGAAAGAGGTTAAACCTGGAGTGTTTGGTAAGCAATGTTATCACTAaactacaaatttaaaaaactaatgcAAGTGACTATGTATACAATGAATAATAGTTAATACTTATTGATTTGTTTCAGAGGCTAGGATAACAGAAGACACAGTGAAAATTGTGAATTTACCATTTAATGATAGTGTAATTTTGGAAAAAGGAACAGGAACACCTTGTTGCAAAgatgtgaaaaaataatttgtaagaATGTGTTGATTTGATTGTTACTTTTTGTTAGATTAGCACTGTAATATATAATGTATGTACCtgattttcaatattttcacGTCAAATGAAACCACTAAGTAACAAAACAAAGCCACAAATAAGAAGCTGCTCAATATGAAATAACTGTTCATTATGAAAGCTGGTTTAACTATGGACCTAATAATCTCACCAActtttaaaaagttgaaaacccctgacattgtcatttcaaagtttaatatctcaaaaacggctgaatcgaatGTGATGAAacaaccatcgctaaaaaccagGAGTTACGCAACAAGCTATGCGacagctggaaaaatatgcaagttgaagtggtaatAGATGGGTCTCTCGAAGAACTTAAATTGCATAAAGATAATTTGACTTGAACTttgaacagataaccgttgggggagaaaagtccctAGACCATTCTGGGGTGTGCACGGCCCACCCAgcccccccctctatatacgcctatgacgaagcgttggcaggcctcccaccgggtggactgacgacatcgtgagtgttgcgggaaaccggtgaatgcaagtggcgagttgtcgttcattgtggctttctaaaggggaggcctttgttcagccgtggacgtctttcggccgatgatgatgatgatagctagaaaacctgctttcaagtaaaaaaatcagc
The sequence above is a segment of the Choristoneura fumiferana chromosome 9, NRCan_CFum_1, whole genome shotgun sequence genome. Coding sequences within it:
- the LOC141431282 gene encoding complex III assembly factor LYRM7, which codes for MNRLKRNVLQCFKKLHRTRLKVFEGDEKALTAGRLRINEEFKKNKDVQNEEAIKAMLAFGEDVEKELRTQVIQAKEVKPGVFEARITEDTVKIVNLPFNDSVILEKGTGTPCCKDVKK
- the LOC141431281 gene encoding major facilitator superfamily domain-containing protein 9-like isoform X2, coding for MVIPLVSSHVQALGGNHVYVGLMGSMYSGFQLGSGPLIGSLSDLKGRKNILIATLLISSISYTSMGLTSSITVILITRAVLGLFKQTQVLTRALVPDYEKNENKQSIIYGKMAAISGAGITVGPVIGGHLAEDHPEEAFAFIGVVVGICFVLNAGLVYLLPNTNSVRREPTRVTNISSSILQKLVSSCKESIIELCKIEWSKYWDVFFFKGLVGFAMAAYYSNYALYLKSTYDLTPKYIGYIISFQGVIGSVSSYFIGYINSFYKTDTDYSQRNFHVFFILTLSVLGLIFSFNIYMYAFFLIPLATCTAVGRLVTLEMVLKRGHGEHRGTLIGASNSVRSVSGVIAPMAAGVIGQYFGVQRVIYMSLFAALIGTTLSYFKYRNKGTKIE
- the LOC141431281 gene encoding major facilitator superfamily domain-containing protein 9-like isoform X1; the protein is MSFTICLIQAVAFLDLLAVGMVIPLVSSHVQALGGNHVYVGLMGSMYSGFQLGSGPLIGSLSDLKGRKNILIATLLISSISYTSMGLTSSITVILITRAVLGLFKQTQVLTRALVPDYEKNENKQSIIYGKMAAISGAGITVGPVIGGHLAEDHPEEAFAFIGVVVGICFVLNAGLVYLLPNTNSVRREPTRVTNISSSILQKLVSSCKESIIELCKIEWSKYWDVFFFKGLVGFAMAAYYSNYALYLKSTYDLTPKYIGYIISFQGVIGSVSSYFIGYINSFYKTDTDYSQRNFHVFFILTLSVLGLIFSFNIYMYAFFLIPLATCTAVGRLVTLEMVLKRGHGEHRGTLIGASNSVRSVSGVIAPMAAGVIGQYFGVQRVIYMSLFAALIGTTLSYFKYRNKGTKIE